The following coding sequences are from one Thermostaphylospora chromogena window:
- the hppD gene encoding 4-hydroxyphenylpyruvate dioxygenase, whose protein sequence is MSDFFPVLGMDTVVFAVGNARQAAHYYSTAFGMRLVAYRGPETGSRDEAAYVLTSGGARFELRGPVRAGTDLARHVAEHGDGVIDLAIEVPDAEAAYRHAVAHGARGLAEPEVREDEYGKVVTAAIATYGETRHTLVERTAYTGPYLPGYVAAQPIVPPPAKRYFQAVDHCVGNVELGKMDEWVEFYKRVMGFTNMAEFIGDDIATEYSALMSKVVADGTRKVKFPLNEPAVGKRKSQIDEFLEYYGGPGVQHVALATNDIIAAVDGMRAAGIEFLDTPDSYYDDPELRARIGKVRVPIEELKKRRILVDRDEDGYLLQIFTKPVQDRPTVFFELIERHGSMGFGKGNFKALFEAIEREQERRGNL, encoded by the coding sequence ATGAGCGACTTCTTTCCTGTACTCGGAATGGACACCGTGGTGTTCGCGGTCGGCAACGCCAGGCAGGCCGCCCACTACTACTCGACCGCGTTCGGCATGCGCCTGGTCGCCTACCGGGGGCCGGAGACCGGCAGCCGCGATGAGGCGGCCTACGTGCTCACCTCCGGCGGAGCCCGGTTCGAACTGCGCGGGCCGGTGCGCGCCGGCACCGACCTGGCCCGGCACGTCGCCGAACACGGCGACGGCGTCATCGACCTGGCCATCGAGGTACCGGACGCCGAGGCCGCCTACCGCCACGCCGTGGCGCACGGCGCCCGCGGCCTCGCCGAGCCGGAGGTGCGCGAGGACGAGTACGGGAAAGTGGTGACCGCGGCCATCGCCACGTACGGCGAGACCCGCCATACGCTCGTCGAACGCACCGCCTACACCGGCCCCTACCTGCCGGGCTACGTCGCCGCGCAGCCGATCGTGCCCCCACCGGCCAAGCGGTACTTCCAGGCGGTGGACCACTGCGTGGGCAACGTCGAGCTCGGCAAGATGGACGAGTGGGTGGAGTTCTACAAGCGCGTCATGGGCTTCACCAACATGGCGGAGTTCATCGGCGACGACATCGCCACCGAGTACTCCGCGCTGATGTCCAAGGTCGTCGCGGACGGCACGCGGAAGGTGAAGTTCCCGCTCAACGAGCCCGCCGTCGGCAAACGCAAGTCGCAGATCGACGAGTTCCTCGAGTACTACGGCGGTCCGGGCGTCCAGCACGTCGCGCTGGCCACCAATGACATCATCGCCGCCGTGGACGGCATGCGCGCCGCGGGCATCGAGTTCCTCGACACGCCCGACTCCTACTACGACGACCCCGAGCTGCGCGCACGCATCGGCAAGGTGCGGGTGCCGATCGAGGAGCTGAAGAAGCGGCGCATCCTCGTGGACCGGGACGAGGACGGCTACCTGCTGCAGATCTTCACCAAACCGGTGCAGGACCGGCCCACGGTGTTCTTCGAGCTCATCGAGCGTCACGGTTCGATGGGCTTCGGCAAGGGCAACTTCAAGGCCCTGTTCGAGGCGATCGAGCGCGAACAGGAGCGGCGCGGCAACCTCTGA
- a CDS encoding M1 family metallopeptidase → MGLRRLALALSATALGVSACTSPGNIADAPVTTPSAAGAATPSPAASATGTATQATAGAPGIGDPDFPTDGNGGYDVARYRLKLDYDPGTEHLKGTAVLEARTLQSLSRFNLDLSGLKVESVAVNDRAARFTRSGTELTVIPATPLASGTDFTVRVAYSGTPEPIRDADDLGVYGFIRTSDGAFVTCEPNGAKTWFPGNDHPADKARFEFEITVPEGLVVLANGEQVGEPRTSGGKTTFVWREDHPMATYLATMTLGEFVLKEGKTPGGIRNLAATDPKFRRSLNKVYDLSAKITDYWSTVFGDYPFSSTGGVVDDFATGYALENQTKPMYGGFHPDEGIIAHELAHQWFGNSVSIKRWRDLWLNEGFATYAEWLWNEHTGKGTAEAAFNGYYQTEDDPMWAYPPGRARPGDLFNNSVYTRGAMTLHALRQRVGDPAFFKILRTWAEERKYGHGTTDDFVALAERLSGKELDSLFDVWLFQPERPADW, encoded by the coding sequence ATGGGGCTCCGCCGGCTGGCTCTCGCACTGTCCGCCACGGCCCTCGGCGTGAGCGCCTGCACCTCACCGGGGAACATCGCCGACGCCCCCGTCACGACGCCGAGCGCTGCGGGTGCGGCGACCCCCTCCCCCGCAGCCTCGGCGACCGGCACGGCCACGCAGGCCACGGCCGGCGCTCCCGGCATCGGCGACCCCGACTTCCCCACCGACGGCAACGGCGGTTACGACGTCGCCCGTTACCGCCTCAAGCTCGACTACGACCCCGGTACCGAGCACCTGAAGGGCACCGCCGTCCTGGAGGCGCGCACCCTGCAGTCCCTCAGCCGGTTCAACCTCGACCTGTCCGGGCTGAAGGTCGAATCGGTCGCGGTGAACGACCGGGCCGCCCGGTTCACCCGCAGCGGCACCGAGCTGACCGTCATTCCCGCCACGCCGTTGGCCTCCGGAACCGACTTCACCGTCCGGGTGGCCTACTCCGGCACTCCCGAACCGATACGCGACGCCGACGACCTGGGCGTCTACGGCTTCATCAGGACCTCCGACGGCGCGTTCGTCACCTGCGAGCCCAACGGCGCCAAGACCTGGTTCCCCGGCAACGACCACCCCGCGGACAAGGCCCGCTTCGAATTCGAGATCACCGTTCCCGAGGGCCTGGTCGTGCTCGCCAACGGCGAGCAGGTCGGCGAGCCGCGCACCAGCGGCGGCAAGACCACCTTCGTGTGGCGCGAGGACCATCCGATGGCGACCTACCTCGCCACGATGACGCTCGGCGAGTTCGTGCTGAAGGAGGGCAAGACCCCCGGCGGCATCCGCAACCTCGCGGCCACCGACCCCAAGTTCCGCCGGTCGTTGAACAAGGTGTACGACCTCTCGGCGAAGATCACCGACTATTGGAGCACGGTCTTCGGCGACTACCCGTTCTCCTCGACCGGCGGCGTGGTCGACGACTTCGCGACCGGCTATGCGCTGGAGAACCAGACCAAGCCGATGTACGGCGGTTTCCACCCCGACGAGGGCATCATCGCTCACGAGCTGGCCCACCAGTGGTTCGGCAACAGCGTGAGCATCAAGCGCTGGCGTGACCTGTGGTTGAACGAGGGGTTCGCCACCTACGCCGAGTGGCTGTGGAACGAGCACACCGGCAAAGGCACCGCCGAGGCGGCCTTCAACGGCTACTACCAGACGGAGGACGATCCGATGTGGGCCTACCCGCCGGGGCGGGCCCGACCGGGTGACCTGTTCAACAACTCCGTCTACACCCGCGGGGCGATGACGCTGCACGCCCTGCGTCAACGCGTCGGCGACCCCGCGTTCTTCAAGATCTTGCGCACTTGGGCCGAGGAGCGTAAGTACGGCCACGGCACGACCGACGACTTCGTGGCCCTGGCCGAACGGCTGTCCGGCAAGGAACTCGATTCCCTCTTCGATGTCTGGCTCTTCCAGCCAGAGCGTCCGGCCGACTGGTGA
- a CDS encoding SRPBCC family protein, translating into MTEKIEEQTAQRPGEGLPTQRLVKELRGLAGALGERALASMTDRATALTARLTEYAEGGGKAGSRAGQAAEETSSKAGRGLGVLHGVGRAVKGVGQAAKGVGQVAQAVSGSRKGKAEGDKTRVTNIIESIDIGAPRSVVYDQWTRFEDFPSFMKKVENVKQESDEELTWKAQIFWSHRSWKAEIIDQVPDERILWRSSGEKGYVDGAVTFHELEPRLTRVMLVLEYHPKGFFEHVGNLWRAQGRRVRLELKHFRRHVMTQTLLHPEEVEGWRKEIHEGSVVSEDESAEGAENESAEEEQRPADEKAAESKSETEPEKRKRKPAAAGAEEKDTEGADKADKEADEEGAAEESSAPAR; encoded by the coding sequence ATGACCGAGAAGATCGAAGAGCAGACGGCCCAGCGCCCCGGCGAAGGACTGCCCACGCAGCGGCTGGTCAAGGAACTGCGCGGCCTCGCGGGTGCCCTGGGAGAACGCGCGTTGGCCTCCATGACCGACCGGGCCACCGCGCTGACCGCACGGCTGACCGAATACGCCGAAGGGGGCGGCAAGGCGGGTTCGCGGGCCGGACAGGCCGCCGAAGAGACCTCCTCCAAGGCGGGCCGCGGCCTCGGCGTCCTCCACGGAGTCGGCCGGGCGGTCAAAGGCGTCGGCCAGGCGGCCAAAGGGGTCGGCCAGGTGGCCCAGGCGGTCAGCGGTTCCCGGAAGGGGAAGGCGGAAGGCGACAAGACCCGGGTGACGAACATCATCGAGTCCATCGACATCGGCGCCCCGCGGAGCGTCGTCTACGACCAGTGGACTCGCTTCGAGGACTTCCCGAGCTTCATGAAGAAGGTCGAGAACGTGAAGCAGGAGTCCGACGAGGAGCTCACCTGGAAGGCGCAGATCTTCTGGTCGCACCGCTCGTGGAAGGCGGAGATCATCGATCAGGTTCCGGACGAGCGGATCCTGTGGCGCTCCTCGGGGGAGAAGGGCTATGTCGACGGTGCGGTGACCTTCCACGAACTGGAGCCGCGGCTCACCCGGGTCATGCTCGTGCTGGAGTACCACCCGAAGGGCTTCTTCGAACACGTGGGCAACCTCTGGCGTGCCCAAGGCAGGCGGGTGAGGCTGGAACTCAAGCACTTCCGCCGCCACGTCATGACCCAGACTCTGCTCCACCCCGAAGAGGTCGAGGGCTGGCGGAAGGAGATCCACGAAGGCAGCGTCGTGTCCGAGGACGAGTCGGCGGAGGGGGCCGAGAACGAGTCGGCGGAGGAGGAGCAGCGACCCGCCGATGAGAAGGCCGCCGAAAGCAAATCCGAAACAGAGCCGGAGAAGCGCAAGCGGAAGCCCGCAGCGGCGGGTGCTGAGGAGAAGGACACCGAAGGCGCCGATAAGGCCGACAAGGAAGCCGATGAAGAAGGCGCCGCGGAGGAGAGCAGCGCACCGGCTCGCTGA
- a CDS encoding M1 family metallopeptidase, which produces MRPRVTPMIAALTAAATLLTPQTAAAQAYTPGAAGVGDPYFPQAGNGGYDARHYDLNLAYDPSSRKLTARTTMLATATRDLSRFNLDFSGPKVRAVSVNGRPAKFRRAGSELVVTPAARISHGDDFRVVVSYAGRPRPIKDAKLGVYGWVPTSDGAVVLSQPDGARSFYPVNDHPRDKATYRVRITVPKGLTALASGEPVGEPKTRGGRTTFEWASRQPMASYLLTVAIGKFKVKKSWGEGVLNITAVDPKTGGEHGRLHNETAEVTSWAAGLFGEYPFSSTGGIVDDANVGYALETQTRPVYDGKAPSTRLIVHELAHQWFGNSVSPATWKDIWLNEGFATYAEWLWSETHGGPTAQQHFDQEYAKGENDKLWRKPLPGNPGRDRMFAGSVYVRGAMTLHALRVTIGDETFFELLHEWPTRFRHRTASTADLVELAEELSGEKLGPLFKEWLYTEGKPAEPQPAEMDGPPGVLLPQSDLG; this is translated from the coding sequence ATGCGCCCACGTGTCACCCCCATGATCGCGGCGCTCACCGCCGCGGCCACCCTTCTGACGCCTCAGACCGCGGCCGCGCAGGCGTACACGCCGGGCGCGGCCGGTGTCGGCGATCCGTACTTCCCGCAGGCCGGGAACGGCGGCTACGACGCCCGCCACTACGACCTGAACCTGGCTTACGATCCGTCCTCGCGTAAGCTCACCGCGCGCACCACCATGCTCGCCACGGCCACGCGAGACCTGTCCCGGTTCAACCTCGACTTCTCCGGGCCGAAGGTGCGCGCCGTCAGCGTGAACGGCCGTCCGGCCAAGTTCCGGCGTGCCGGCTCCGAGCTGGTCGTCACCCCGGCGGCTCGGATCAGCCACGGTGACGACTTCCGTGTCGTGGTCTCCTACGCCGGCCGGCCGCGTCCGATCAAGGACGCCAAGCTCGGGGTGTACGGCTGGGTGCCGACCTCCGACGGTGCGGTCGTGCTCTCCCAGCCCGACGGCGCGCGTTCGTTCTACCCCGTGAACGATCACCCCCGGGACAAGGCCACCTACCGCGTGCGGATCACCGTGCCGAAGGGCCTGACCGCGCTGGCCAGCGGCGAGCCGGTGGGCGAGCCGAAGACGCGCGGCGGCAGGACGACCTTCGAATGGGCCTCGCGCCAGCCGATGGCGAGCTACCTGCTGACCGTCGCGATCGGCAAGTTCAAGGTCAAGAAGAGCTGGGGCGAAGGCGTGCTCAACATCACCGCCGTCGATCCGAAGACCGGCGGCGAGCACGGCCGGCTGCACAACGAGACGGCCGAGGTGACCTCGTGGGCCGCCGGGCTGTTCGGCGAGTACCCGTTCTCCTCCACCGGCGGCATCGTCGACGACGCCAACGTCGGGTACGCGCTGGAGACCCAGACCCGGCCGGTCTACGACGGCAAGGCTCCTTCCACGCGGCTGATCGTGCACGAGCTGGCCCACCAATGGTTCGGCAACAGCGTCTCCCCGGCCACCTGGAAGGACATCTGGCTCAACGAGGGCTTCGCCACCTACGCCGAGTGGCTGTGGTCGGAGACCCACGGCGGTCCCACCGCCCAGCAGCACTTCGACCAGGAGTACGCCAAGGGCGAGAACGACAAGCTGTGGCGTAAGCCGCTGCCCGGCAACCCCGGCCGTGACCGGATGTTCGCCGGTTCGGTCTACGTCCGCGGCGCCATGACCCTTCACGCGCTGCGCGTCACGATCGGCGACGAGACGTTCTTCGAGCTGCTGCACGAGTGGCCCACCCGTTTCCGCCACCGCACGGCGAGCACGGCCGATCTGGTCGAGTTGGCCGAGGAGCTGTCGGGTGAGAAGCTCGGGCCGCTGTTCAAGGAGTGGCTCTACACCGAAGGCAAGCCCGCCGAGCCGCAGCCCGCGGAGATGGACGGGCCGCCGGGGGTGCTGCTGCCCCAGTCCGATCTGGGCTGA
- the ilvA gene encoding threonine ammonia-lyase has translation MTQPQVTYDDVVAARKVLADVLVHTPVVHSRALSEIVGGPVHLKCENLQRAGSFKVRGAYVRIARLTAEERARGVVAASAGNHAQGVALSAGLLGAKATVYMPEGAPLPKVAATRAYGADVVFAGQTVDAGLDAARKHAEQTGAIFIHPFDHPDVIAGQGTVGLEILDQVPDAGTIVVPVGGGGLAAGVALAVKSLRPGVRIVGVQAERAAAYPASLAAGHPLTVEPASTMADGIAVGRPGDLTFDLIHYLVDNVMTVTEEEISRALLLVLERSKQVVEPAGVAGVAALLAHPHAFEPPVVGVLSGGNIDPLLLAKVLRHGLAAAGRYLAFRIRLSDRPGALATLLARLADLGANVLDVVHERVDSRLHLDEAEVLVHLETKGPGHCDEVLGALRRDGYKLFFG, from the coding sequence ATGACGCAACCTCAGGTGACGTACGACGACGTCGTCGCCGCACGTAAGGTCCTGGCGGACGTTCTGGTGCACACGCCCGTGGTGCACTCGCGTGCCCTGTCCGAGATCGTCGGCGGCCCGGTGCACCTCAAATGCGAGAACCTCCAGCGCGCCGGGTCGTTCAAGGTGCGCGGAGCGTACGTGCGGATCGCGCGGCTGACCGCGGAGGAACGGGCCAGAGGTGTGGTCGCCGCGAGCGCGGGCAACCACGCGCAGGGCGTGGCGCTCAGCGCCGGCCTGCTCGGCGCGAAGGCGACGGTGTACATGCCTGAGGGGGCGCCCCTGCCGAAGGTCGCCGCCACCCGGGCGTACGGCGCCGACGTGGTTTTCGCCGGGCAGACGGTGGACGCGGGACTGGATGCCGCGCGGAAGCACGCCGAGCAGACCGGCGCGATCTTCATCCACCCCTTCGACCACCCCGACGTCATCGCCGGACAGGGCACCGTCGGCCTGGAGATCCTGGATCAGGTTCCCGACGCCGGCACGATCGTGGTGCCGGTGGGCGGTGGCGGGCTCGCCGCCGGGGTGGCGCTGGCGGTCAAGTCGCTCCGTCCTGGCGTGCGGATCGTCGGCGTGCAGGCCGAGCGGGCGGCGGCATACCCCGCATCGCTGGCGGCGGGCCACCCGCTCACGGTGGAGCCCGCCTCCACCATGGCTGACGGCATCGCCGTGGGCAGGCCGGGCGACCTGACGTTCGACCTGATCCACTACCTGGTCGACAACGTGATGACGGTCACCGAGGAGGAGATCTCCCGGGCGCTGCTGCTCGTCCTCGAACGATCCAAGCAGGTCGTGGAGCCGGCGGGTGTCGCGGGCGTGGCTGCGCTGCTGGCCCACCCGCACGCCTTCGAGCCTCCGGTGGTCGGCGTGCTGTCCGGCGGCAACATCGACCCGCTGCTGCTGGCGAAGGTGCTGCGTCACGGTCTGGCCGCCGCAGGCCGCTACCTCGCCTTCCGCATCCGCCTGTCCGACCGTCCCGGCGCGCTGGCCACGCTGCTGGCCCGCCTGGCCGACCTGGGCGCGAACGTGCTCGACGTGGTGCATGAACGGGTGGATTCGCGGCTGCACCTGGACGAGGCGGAGGTGCTGGTCCACCTGGAGACCAAGGGACCGGGCCACTGCGACGAGGTGCTCGGCGCACTGCGCAGAGACGGGTACAAACTGTTCTTCGGCTGA